A stretch of the Esox lucius isolate fEsoLuc1 chromosome 2, fEsoLuc1.pri, whole genome shotgun sequence genome encodes the following:
- the aldh1a2 gene encoding retinal dehydrogenase 2: protein MTSSKIELPGEVKTDADAAALMASLQLMPSPVPNAEIKYTKIFINNEWQDSVSGKTFPVFNPANGEQICEIQEAEKADVDKAVQAARLAFTLGSVWRRMDASERGRLLAKLADLVERDSAYLATIESIDSGKPFLPTLFVDLQGTIKTLRYFAGYADKIHGMSIPMDGDYLTFTRQEPIGVCGQIIPWNFPLMMTAWKLGPALACGNTVVLKPAEQTPLTCLYIGSLVKEAGFPPGVVNILPGFGPTAGAAIASHMGIDKVAFTGSTEVGKLIQEAAGTSNLKRVTLELGGKNPNIIFADADLDLAIEQAHQGVFFNAGQCCTAGSRVFVEEPIYEEFVRRSVERAKRRTVGSPFDPTTEQGPQISKEHQSRVLEFIQSGISEGANLECGGKALGLKGFYIEPTVFSNVKDDMRIAKEEIFGPVQLILKFKTIDEVIERANNTEYGLVAAVFTSDITKAMTISTAMQAGTVWINCFNALGTQCPFGGYKMSGNGRELGDSGLKEYSEVKTITIKITAKNS, encoded by the exons ATTTTCATCAACAATGAGTGGCAAGACTCTGTGAGTGGAAAGacctttccagtcttcaacCCCGCCAATGGAGAACAGATATGTGAGATCCAAGAAGCAGAGAAG GCCGATGTGGACAAGGCAGTGCAGGCGGCCCGGCTGGCCTTCACCCTGGGTTCAGTGTGGCGGAGGATGGATGCCTCAGAAAGGGGAAGACTCCTAGCTAAACTGGCAGACCTAGTGGAGCGGGATAGTGCCTATCTAGCA ACTATTGAGTCCATTGACAGTGGCAAGCCTTTCCTGCCCACCCTGTTTGTGGACCTCCAGGGAACCATAAAGACGCTCCGATACTTTGCTGGATATGCAGACAAGATCCATGGAATGTCCATTCCAATGG ATGGTGACTATCTTACGTTCACCAGACAAGAGCCCATCGGAGTGTGTGGACAAATTATCCCT TGGAACTTCCCCCTGATGATGACTGCTTGGAAGCTGGGCCCAGCGCTGGCCTGTGGAAACACAGTAGTCCTGAAGCCTGCTGAGCAGACCCCCCTCACTTGCCTGTACATTGGCTCACTGGTCAAAGAG GCTGGGTTTCCACCGGGAGTCGTCAATATTTTGCCAGGATTTGGGCCAACGGCAGGAGCTGCGATCGCTTCACACATGGGCATAGACAAAGTGGCTTTCACAGGATCAACTGAG GTCGGCAAGCTGATCCAAGAAGCAGCTGGGACGAGCAATTTGAAGAGGGTAACGCTTGAGCTGGGAGGAAAGAATCCCAACATCATTTTTGCAGACGCTGATT TGGACCTGGCTATAGAACAAGCTCACCAGGGGGTGTTCTTCAACGCAGGCCAGTGCTGCACAGCAGGGTCGCGCGTCTTCGTGGAGGAGCCCATCTATGAGGAGTTTGTGCGCAGGAGTGTGGAGAGGGCCAAGAGGAGGACAGTAGGAAGCCCCTTCGACCCCACCACAGAGCAAGGCCCACAG ATTAGCAAGGAGCATCAGAGTCGTGTGCTGGAGTTTATCCAGAGTGGCATCAGTGAAGGAGCTAATCTGGAATGTGGAGGCAAAGCCCTGGGCCTGAAAGGATTCTACATTGAGCCCACTGTCTTCTCTAATGTCAAAGATGACATGCGTATTGCCAAAGAGGAG ATCTTTGGACCAGTTCAGCTGATTCTGAAATTCAAGACGATCGACGAGGTGATCGAGAGAGCCAACAACACAGAGTACGGCCTGGTGgcagctgtgttcaccagtgACATCACCAAAGCCATGACCATCTCCACGGCCATGCAGGCTGGCACTGTTTG GATAAACTGTTTCAATGCACTGGGCACGCAGTGTCCATTTGgaggatataaaatgtctggCAATGGACGTGAATT gGGGGATTCTGGCCTGAAGGAATACTCAGAGGTGAAGACCATCACCATAAAGATCACAGCCAAGAACTCCTAA